The nucleotide window TTTGTTAAAGACATTAAGAAAGGGATTCTTTTGCCTTGTAATCAGGGTTTACTTGTAAGTTCTGAGACCGGATTATCAACAGACTAAACGAGGCATTAGGATCGTATTGTAAGCATTCCGGAATCGTACTGAATTTATGggtcttttcttttcaattcttATCTTGCATGCAAATTAGTTGTCAAAACATTGTTACAACAATGTCAATTTGTTGAGACGGTGTTAATTTTAAGTGTAGTGGACTAGACTACATGTGACTACCTTCCCTAGCcagaaaatatgtacctataactacaattctttataaatgtttttggtCAGTATTCAATGGATATTAATAGATATTATGAGCAGTTGAGAAACCAAACTATATGACATTTGTTGAAGTTGTAAGCATCTGTGGTATGGTAGTCTCAACTATTAATGgacacatttttgaaaatatatatcaCATAGCCATTAGAGAATTGTTCTGcaacacaatataaaaaaaagattatcaCTGTTACTGTAATTgcaagatatttttgtaaaataaagattataaaacGCCACAGTGACTGCGTAAGTATTATTGTGAATAAGAAAGGCCCTAGTCTTAGGTAATATTTTGCTAGTTTTAACATTTTTGCTCACACAGCCAATATTTTAGtgaaaagagtttttatttaaacttgtaTAATTATGAAGTGTTGCCAGGATATTGAATTGATTTTTAAACTTGCAACACTGATTGGAATGATTGATTACGTGCAATGTGCTTCCTTATttacactgaatattttttttattagacatCATGATTTTTACATGCatcgatttatttatctatattaagcgaattaattgttaaaataagaatttactTTGAGATTGTATATAGTATATGCTATGATGATTAAATTGATAAGTTGGTATATATTCTTGCTTAGCCTAAACACTTGCAACTCGGTTAGTTACAGTTCAGTTATTTGAGATTTAAATAGTTACGTGGCTTGTATACTTAGGGTTAGTGCAGAGATAAAAATAGAATGTTTAGTGCACTGTGTAGGCaagaaaataatagttaataGATACAAAGGCAGCTGTAGACCTGTGTCAAATATGTtggaatttataaataatgggaTCTATTCcagcaaatattgcaatattaacCTTAAGGTTCTTTACCGAACAAAGTATTTATCCCTGCACTGAATCCAAGTGACtagtaaaattgtttgtaaCACATACAGTAAGAGTATACATAGTTGTATAGTGTAAGCGGTTGCAGTTGTTTCTCGTCAAGTTACTGTTATAATTAGGAAAGCATATCTGTAATAAATGTGTGTATATtgatgtttgtgttttatttttgtacctttttGATAAACTTTAGAAGATAAAGCATCCTCCAACAACAACCCAAAAccttataatattttcagtccataaattaaaaatagtcaACAGGTACATGTGAAGATGAAGTGGAGAGGCCTTTGCTCAGCAATGGGACAGTTTCggctaagaaaaaataaatgaaattaaaggCATGTCTAGATTTTTACCAAGAATTTCATTGTGCTGTTTCTCTGGCCTCTGGGGAAGAGAAGTGAGCTCTGGAATCCTAGATCTGTACTGCCTACTTGTTGTGTCTATAGACAGCTCTGTTTGGGGGAGAGTCAATGTATTGTGCAATGAAAACATATGATGAAGATCATAAAGATAAAAGGCTGGGTTAGCTGTCCTGAGtaataagttttatataaaaaaagatatttatgtatataatgtaaaattctttatttacaaaaaatacactagcatcattattataatattaaggtacatacattttataatatttaacataaaataaacaatcatcTTTCATTATCAGCATCGGAGGCATTGCAAGTAGAAATCTGAAACAGAACAATAAAGTTGTTAATGTTATCTTTGACTAATAATTATTAGTCAAAGATaacattaacaaataattataattattagctTATGGGATGTTTAGAGTAAGAGTACCTACATGACAAGAAAATCTATATTAGGACAATGGAAAACTGGATAGCTTTATTGCAACATAATACAAAACAGACTTCAACCAACTGGTGTGATATAGTGTGCATTAAAAACTGTGAGGAAGCATCTTAAAGGGCTCTTTGTACTTAAAGAAAACAGAAGTACAAAACCTGATGTATAGTATCGAAACTCACTATGACTTCTGCTTGATAATCGCTCCAGTGATCGTTCCGTGTCGCTGTATCAAACACTGCTTCTTGTCCGTCTCCAGACAAACGGTGGGCGGCTTCAGATTGGGCTGTATTTTACACGCCTGCTCAGATATCGCGACTACAATCCCTGCTGAGTCAACGTGCGCCGTTCCTTTCGCAGCCAAACACAGCCCCTGGTGGTCTGCTACTAGGCAACCACTAACGTTAGGAGTCGACATTATCTCCTCAACTACTTTGTCTAACTCTTTCTCCATGGTAGCttagttttattgtgttttagagctaaattcaatattttgtttacgtCTAACAAAGATCAAATTGGAACTGTCAAACGTCAATGTCATTTGACTGTCAAATTAGAATTTGTCATCTTCATAGCGTTCCAATTTACGCAATCCTATCTGTTGATTGTTGCTTCtttatagataaataatttttaaatatgatgGTTATTTTTCGGCAATCAAATAACTTCATAATAGTCCGAAAGAAAAGTGGAAGCTGCCTTCTCAAATCCAGCTTCAATTTTCGTGGATGCAAAATAGTTCACGTACTAAATTCAAATAAGACACCTTAATAAATCGTGGGTATCAGAGCATGTGTACCTACTTTAGAtttaaaggagattgggcaagaatgtatgaagtttggtccaaatgtccaccacgaacgagacctatataattaaatagtccacttaatttagagtaacttttactaagaaagtaaaaaaaaaacaatgccaaaaaaaagttatagccaaaaatgtattcttaattttcggtactttttgtaggtatgttacaattattattttttattgtattccacttccatttccgcactttatctaaaactaagtagAGAGTACTAAGtcgagtaagacacatttgcatataaacagcccatatttttttgcccgatggatgtacgaatcactaaccaattgaggcgccagaagtgtttgaatatactcagccgtgcctggatctaagaaagttcgatgtaactggtggtgtcttctctttaataatgaacaattctattttgttagaaattacagaaagtacgaaaatcgaacgtcacgaaagtaattgaaaaaatgaaattgaaaaaatctataaaat belongs to Helicoverpa armigera isolate CAAS_96S chromosome 6, ASM3070526v1, whole genome shotgun sequence and includes:
- the LOC110380596 gene encoding ragulator complex protein LAMTOR5 isoform X1 yields the protein MEKELDKVVEEIMSTPNVSGCLVADHQGLCLAAKGTAHVDSAGIVVAISEQACKIQPNLKPPTVCLETDKKQCLIQRHGTITGAIIKQKS
- the LOC110380596 gene encoding ragulator complex protein LAMTOR5 isoform X2, with protein sequence MEKELDKVVEEIMSTPNVSGCLVADHQGLCLAAKGTAHVDSAGIVVAISEQACKIQPNLKPPTVCLETDKKQCLIQRHGTITGAIIKQKS